A stretch of Faecalibacterium duncaniae DNA encodes these proteins:
- a CDS encoding DNA gyrase subunit A translates to MAKRTTKKTTKPVRPQLGDGVEILNAGSVLEDPITSTLETNYMPYAMSVIVSRALPEIDGFKPAHRKLLYTMYGMGLLKGARTKSANIVGSTMHLNPHGDAAIYDTMVRMGRGNESLLVPFVDSKGNFGKAYSRDMSCAAARYTEAKLEGVCEELFRDIDKETVDFVPNYDGTTTEPTLLPVTFPTILANNTLGIAVGMACNICSFNLAELCATTVALMKDPKHDISTTMPAPDFVGGGQILYDEAQMREVYENGRGSIKVRARYNVVPGENMLEITQIPPTTTVEAIMDKIAELVKAGKIKEISDMRDETDLNGLKLTLDLKRGVDPEKLMAKLYKTTPLEDSFSCNFNVLVSGQPRVMGVREILQEWTAFRMECVRRRTYYDLHGKEKRLHLLKGLAAILLDIDKAIHIIRTTEEETEVVPNLMIGFGIDEVQADYVAEIKLRHLNREYILKRTGEIEQLEKDIADLNDILAKPARIRRIIINELNDVAKKYAQPRRSEILYDLPEEESGAEEEVIPDYPVTVFFTREGYLKKIPPQSLRTAGAHKLKEGDEIIHQVETRNNVEALFFTDKQQVYKVRLNELEDGKVAQMGIYLPGRLGMDEGENILAMVITGDYSGYVLFFFAGGKCAKIPLASYATKQNRRKLLKAYSDKEPLAKLLFLPEDTELAIRTSAGRMLLVNTAQIAAKTTRDSQGVAVVTLKKNQTIASVVPAETLELANPHRYRVRSLPATGALIRAEDEGEQLTML, encoded by the coding sequence ATGGCAAAACGAACAACCAAAAAAACGACCAAGCCTGTCCGCCCGCAGCTGGGCGACGGCGTTGAGATCCTGAACGCGGGCAGTGTGCTGGAAGATCCCATCACCAGCACGCTGGAGACCAACTATATGCCCTACGCGATGAGCGTCATCGTCTCCCGCGCCCTGCCCGAGATCGATGGCTTCAAGCCCGCCCACCGCAAGCTGCTGTACACCATGTACGGCATGGGGCTGCTGAAGGGTGCCCGCACCAAGTCGGCCAACATCGTGGGCAGCACCATGCACCTGAACCCCCACGGTGATGCCGCCATCTACGATACCATGGTGCGCATGGGCCGGGGCAACGAGAGCCTGCTGGTGCCCTTTGTGGACAGCAAGGGCAACTTCGGTAAGGCGTACAGCCGGGATATGTCCTGCGCCGCTGCCCGTTATACCGAGGCCAAGCTCGAGGGTGTCTGCGAGGAACTGTTCCGGGATATTGATAAGGAGACCGTGGACTTTGTGCCCAACTACGACGGCACCACCACCGAGCCGACCCTGCTGCCCGTGACCTTCCCCACCATTCTGGCCAACAATACCCTGGGCATTGCAGTCGGCATGGCCTGCAACATCTGCTCCTTCAATCTGGCAGAGCTGTGCGCCACCACCGTGGCCCTGATGAAAGATCCCAAACACGATATCTCCACCACCATGCCCGCCCCGGATTTCGTGGGCGGCGGCCAGATCCTGTACGATGAGGCCCAGATGCGGGAGGTCTATGAGAATGGCCGGGGCAGCATCAAGGTGCGTGCCCGGTACAATGTGGTGCCCGGCGAGAATATGCTGGAGATCACGCAGATCCCGCCCACCACCACTGTGGAAGCCATCATGGACAAGATCGCCGAGCTGGTCAAGGCGGGCAAGATCAAAGAGATCAGCGATATGCGGGATGAGACCGACCTGAACGGCCTCAAGCTGACCCTTGACCTCAAGCGCGGCGTGGATCCGGAAAAGCTGATGGCCAAGCTCTACAAGACCACCCCGCTGGAGGACAGCTTCAGCTGCAACTTCAACGTGCTGGTGTCCGGTCAGCCCCGGGTCATGGGTGTGCGGGAAATCCTGCAGGAGTGGACAGCCTTCCGCATGGAGTGTGTCCGCCGCCGCACCTACTACGATCTCCACGGCAAGGAAAAGCGGCTCCACCTGCTCAAGGGCCTTGCCGCCATTCTGCTGGATATCGATAAGGCCATCCATATCATCCGCACCACTGAGGAGGAGACCGAGGTGGTGCCCAACCTGATGATCGGCTTTGGCATCGACGAGGTGCAGGCCGACTATGTGGCTGAGATCAAGCTGCGTCACCTGAACCGGGAGTATATCCTCAAGCGGACGGGTGAGATCGAACAGCTGGAAAAGGACATTGCCGACCTGAACGATATTCTGGCAAAGCCTGCCCGCATCCGCCGCATCATCATCAATGAGCTGAACGATGTGGCCAAAAAGTACGCCCAGCCCCGCCGCAGCGAGATCCTGTATGATCTGCCCGAGGAGGAGAGCGGTGCCGAAGAGGAAGTCATCCCGGATTATCCTGTTACCGTGTTCTTCACCCGTGAGGGCTACCTGAAAAAGATCCCGCCCCAGAGCCTGCGCACCGCCGGTGCCCACAAGCTGAAAGAGGGCGATGAGATCATCCATCAAGTGGAGACGCGGAACAACGTGGAGGCCCTCTTCTTTACCGACAAACAGCAGGTGTACAAGGTGCGCCTGAACGAGCTGGAGGACGGCAAGGTGGCCCAGATGGGCATCTATCTGCCGGGCCGTCTGGGAATGGATGAGGGTGAGAATATCCTCGCTATGGTCATCACGGGCGATTACAGCGGTTATGTCCTCTTCTTCTTTGCGGGCGGCAAGTGCGCAAAGATCCCGCTGGCCTCTTACGCCACCAAGCAGAACCGCCGCAAGCTGCTCAAGGCCTACTCCGACAAGGAGCCGCTGGCAAAGCTGCTCTTCCTGCCCGAGGACACGGAGCTGGCCATCCGCACCAGCGCAGGCCGGATGCTGCTGGTCAACACGGCGCAGATCGCTGCCAAGACCACCCGCGACAGCCAGGGTGTTGCTGTTGTGACCCTGAAAAAGAACCAGACCATTGCATCTGTCGTCCCGGCGGAAACGCTGGAGCTTGCCAACCCCCACCGCTACCGTGTCCGCAGTCTGCCCGCCACCGGCGCGCTCATCCGCGCCGAGGACGAGGGGGAGCAGCTGACAATGCTGTAA
- the rlmH gene encoding 23S rRNA (pseudouridine(1915)-N(3))-methyltransferase RlmH, protein MQNIDLICIGKMNAKYFAEGVAEYQKRLAAFAAFRIIELPEEKIEEKNASDAVVKKALDKEGKAILSNVRKGAAIVAMCIEGRQISSDELAQFLADRANSGAGDVAFVIGSSHGLSDEVKKAAALRFSMGRITMPHQLARLVLTEQIYRACTINAGMKYHK, encoded by the coding sequence ATGCAGAATATTGACCTGATCTGTATTGGTAAAATGAACGCAAAATATTTTGCCGAGGGCGTGGCAGAGTACCAGAAGCGTCTGGCTGCCTTTGCGGCATTCCGGATCATCGAGCTGCCGGAGGAAAAGATCGAGGAGAAAAATGCCTCCGATGCTGTGGTGAAAAAAGCACTGGATAAGGAAGGAAAAGCCATCCTCTCCAATGTGCGCAAGGGTGCTGCCATCGTTGCCATGTGCATTGAGGGCAGGCAGATCTCCTCCGATGAGCTGGCGCAGTTCCTGGCCGACCGCGCAAACAGCGGGGCAGGGGATGTGGCGTTCGTCATCGGCTCCTCCCACGGCCTGTCCGATGAAGTGAAAAAAGCCGCAGCCCTCAGATTCAGTATGGGCCGCATCACCATGCCACATCAGCTGGCCCGCCTGGTGCTGACCGAACAGATCTACCGGGCCTGTACCATCAATGCCGGTATGAAGTATCATAAGTAA
- a CDS encoding glycine--tRNA ligase, whose protein sequence is MEQSEKTLDMIVNLCKNRGYVFPGSEIYGGLANSWDYGPLGVEFKNNVKKAWLKKFVQESPYNVGLDAAIIMNPQTWVTTGHVSSFSDPLLDCRACKARHRADKLIGEEHPEVNVDAMSFDEMDQFIADHEDIVCPVCGKHDFTPIRKFNLMFKTAIGVTEDSSSTCYLRPETAQGIFVNFANIQRTTRRKLPFGVCQVGKAFRNEITPGNFTFRTREFEQMECEFFCKPGTDLDWFAYWKDYCENWLLSLGIKKEHLRLRDHEPAELAFYSRATTDIEYAFPFTDWGELWGIADRTNYDLTRHQEASGKSLEYFDSETNEHYIPYVIEPSLGCDRVALAFLCEAYDEEHLVDAKGKEDVRTVLHLHPALAPYKCAVLPLSKKLGDKAMEIRNELSKYFMVDYDDTGSIGKRYRREDEIGTPYCITVDFDTVGDEAKGIAADNCVTVRDRDTMEQVRMPISELKSYIESKIEF, encoded by the coding sequence ATGGAACAGAGCGAAAAGACCCTTGATATGATCGTCAATCTCTGCAAGAACCGTGGTTACGTGTTCCCCGGTTCTGAGATCTATGGCGGTCTTGCCAACAGCTGGGACTACGGCCCCCTGGGCGTTGAGTTCAAGAACAACGTCAAGAAAGCATGGCTGAAGAAGTTTGTCCAGGAGAGCCCCTACAATGTGGGCCTGGATGCTGCCATCATTATGAACCCCCAGACCTGGGTGACCACCGGCCACGTTTCCAGCTTCTCTGACCCCCTGCTGGACTGCCGCGCCTGCAAGGCACGCCACCGTGCTGATAAGCTGATCGGTGAGGAGCATCCCGAGGTCAATGTGGATGCCATGAGCTTTGATGAGATGGATCAGTTCATCGCCGACCACGAGGACATCGTCTGCCCTGTCTGCGGCAAGCATGACTTTACCCCCATCCGCAAGTTCAACCTGATGTTCAAGACTGCCATCGGTGTCACCGAGGACAGCTCTTCTACCTGCTACCTGCGCCCCGAGACCGCACAGGGCATTTTTGTCAACTTTGCCAACATCCAGCGCACCACCCGCCGCAAGCTGCCCTTTGGTGTCTGCCAGGTGGGCAAGGCCTTCCGCAACGAGATCACCCCGGGCAACTTCACCTTCCGCACCCGTGAGTTCGAGCAGATGGAGTGCGAGTTCTTCTGCAAGCCCGGCACCGATCTGGACTGGTTCGCTTACTGGAAGGATTACTGCGAGAACTGGCTGCTGAGCCTGGGCATCAAGAAGGAGCATCTGCGCCTGCGTGACCACGAGCCCGCAGAGCTGGCCTTCTACAGCCGCGCTACCACTGATATCGAGTATGCCTTCCCGTTCACCGACTGGGGCGAGCTGTGGGGCATTGCAGACCGCACCAACTACGACCTGACCCGCCATCAGGAGGCCTCCGGCAAGAGCCTGGAGTACTTCGACAGCGAGACCAACGAGCACTACATCCCCTACGTGATTGAGCCCTCTCTGGGCTGCGACCGTGTGGCGCTGGCCTTCCTGTGCGAGGCTTACGATGAGGAGCATCTGGTCGATGCCAAGGGCAAGGAAGATGTCCGCACCGTCCTGCACCTGCATCCGGCTCTGGCTCCCTACAAGTGTGCTGTGCTGCCCCTGAGCAAGAAGCTGGGTGACAAGGCCATGGAGATCCGCAACGAGCTGAGCAAGTACTTCATGGTGGACTACGATGATACCGGTTCCATCGGCAAGCGTTACCGCCGCGAGGATGAGATCGGCACTCCCTACTGCATCACCGTGGACTTCGACACTGTGGGTGACGAGGCCAAGGGGATCGCAGCTGACAACTGCGTCACCGTCCGCGACCGTGATACCATGGAGCAGGTGCGTATGCCCATCTCCGAGCTCAAGAGCTATATCGAGAGCAAGATCGAGTTCTGA
- a CDS encoding aminopeptidase — protein sequence MKNFDELLKKYADFIVRVGVNPQPGQTMIIRCPLEAAPLARLCVRSGFEAGARDVQVDWSDNAVSRTRMELGSEEALTDSKPYQLRRYLDYAESEGSVCVLHLIADDPEVYAGLDGAKISRVNAANRKFMAPWREYTMNDRVQWSIAAMPSAPWAKKMFPELDTDAAIEKLWQLIFDVCRVTGGDPVNEWKAHLDRLTSLGEKMNALDLESVHFESANGTDLTVGLAEKASWESAGSKSEKGVFFLPNIPTEEVFTAPHKDKVNGIVYGTKPYVFNGQLIKGFHVTFKDGKVVEHGAEEGADLLGRLLDTDEGARHIGEVALVPASSPINRSGALFYSTLFDENAACHIAFGASYPGTTEGGTGLTKEQLEERGMNQSTIHEDVMIGAEDSHITGKCRDGRVVELFRNGVWVL from the coding sequence GTGAAAAACTTTGATGAACTGCTCAAAAAATACGCTGACTTTATCGTCCGGGTGGGCGTGAACCCTCAGCCGGGCCAGACCATGATCATCCGCTGCCCGCTGGAGGCTGCCCCGCTGGCCCGCCTGTGCGTGCGCAGCGGCTTCGAGGCCGGAGCCCGTGATGTTCAGGTGGACTGGAGCGACAATGCCGTATCCCGCACCCGGATGGAGCTGGGCAGCGAGGAAGCCCTGACCGACAGCAAGCCCTACCAGCTGCGCCGCTACCTCGACTACGCAGAGAGCGAGGGCAGTGTCTGCGTGCTGCACCTCATTGCGGATGACCCCGAGGTCTACGCCGGTCTGGATGGTGCCAAGATCAGCCGTGTGAACGCCGCCAACCGGAAATTTATGGCTCCCTGGCGGGAGTACACCATGAACGACAGGGTGCAGTGGTCCATTGCCGCCATGCCCAGCGCCCCCTGGGCAAAGAAGATGTTCCCCGAGCTGGACACGGATGCTGCCATCGAGAAGCTGTGGCAGCTCATCTTTGATGTCTGCCGCGTGACCGGCGGTGACCCTGTCAACGAGTGGAAGGCACATCTGGACCGTCTGACCAGTCTGGGCGAGAAGATGAATGCCCTTGATCTGGAGAGCGTCCACTTTGAGAGCGCCAACGGCACTGACCTGACCGTGGGTCTGGCCGAGAAGGCCAGCTGGGAGAGCGCTGGCAGCAAGAGCGAGAAGGGCGTGTTCTTCCTGCCCAACATCCCCACCGAGGAAGTGTTCACTGCTCCCCACAAGGATAAGGTGAACGGCATCGTCTACGGCACCAAGCCCTATGTGTTCAATGGCCAGCTCATCAAGGGATTCCATGTTACCTTCAAGGATGGCAAAGTCGTTGAGCATGGAGCCGAGGAGGGCGCTGACCTGCTGGGCCGGCTGCTGGATACCGATGAGGGTGCCCGCCATATCGGTGAGGTGGCACTGGTGCCCGCATCCAGCCCCATCAACCGCAGCGGCGCGCTGTTCTACAGCACCCTGTTCGATGAGAACGCTGCCTGCCACATCGCCTTTGGTGCCAGCTACCCCGGCACCACCGAGGGCGGCACCGGCCTGACCAAGGAGCAGCTGGAAGAACGCGGCATGAACCAGTCCACCATCCATGAGGATGTGATGATCGGTGCAGAGGACAGCCATATCACCGGCAAGTGCCGTGACGGCCGTGTGGTGGAACTGTTCCGGAACGGTGTCTGGGTGCTGTAA
- the rimP gene encoding ribosome maturation factor RimP: MAKQSGGNTAQRVEALVRPTVEGMGLRLWDVVFEKEGPDWYLRVLIDKTDGTTMDTDTCADVSHALDPILDEADPIEQSYYLEVGSPGLGRKLTRPEHYEAVQGQKVSVRLYRANENGVKEFSGLLTSREGNTITLEGPAGPMQFELSAVSTVRLCDDEDLFD, from the coding sequence ATGGCGAAGCAGTCTGGCGGAAATACCGCCCAGAGAGTCGAAGCGCTTGTCCGCCCCACTGTGGAGGGCATGGGCCTGCGCCTGTGGGACGTGGTCTTTGAAAAGGAAGGGCCGGACTGGTATCTCCGTGTCCTCATCGACAAAACGGACGGCACCACCATGGACACCGACACCTGTGCCGATGTCTCCCATGCGCTGGACCCCATCCTGGATGAGGCGGACCCCATTGAACAGAGCTATTATCTGGAAGTCGGCAGCCCCGGCCTGGGCCGCAAGCTGACCCGCCCGGAGCACTACGAAGCCGTTCAGGGCCAGAAGGTCAGCGTCAGGCTGTACCGGGCCAACGAGAACGGTGTTAAGGAGTTTTCCGGCCTCCTGACTTCCCGCGAAGGCAATACCATCACGCTCGAAGGCCCGGCCGGCCCCATGCAGTTTGAGCTTTCCGCCGTCAGCACGGTGCGCCTGTGTGACGACGAGGACCTGTTTGATTAA
- the nusA gene encoding transcription termination factor NusA — MAAANNEFFEALSMLEHERGITAEYLIEKIKAAIVIAVKKNYEVEDDNVLVEIDPDSGKFNVALVQNVVADEDWYDEHAEIGITEAQKIRKSYEVGDRVVTPLKTKDFGRIAAQTAKHVIRQGIREAERSQQLSEIQSRAHDIIQATVTRVDNEKGIVALDLGKGGEAILPRNEQVPGETYTEGQTLQVYVVDVVSGERGARVMISRTHPGLVKRLFELEVPEIYDGTVEVKAISREAGARTKMAVWSKDANVNPVSACIGPHGDRVAAVVEKLGGEKIDIVKWSEDVSEFISAALSPAKVLKVELLPGETRSCRVTVPDQQLSLAIGNKGQNARLCARLTGYNIDIRPESGYYGEDEEPKAAEPKTEDAE, encoded by the coding sequence ATGGCTGCAGCGAACAATGAATTTTTTGAAGCTCTCTCCATGTTGGAGCATGAGCGCGGCATCACCGCAGAGTACCTGATCGAGAAGATCAAGGCTGCCATCGTGATCGCTGTCAAGAAGAACTATGAGGTCGAGGACGACAACGTTCTGGTGGAGATCGACCCCGACAGCGGCAAGTTCAACGTCGCTCTGGTGCAGAACGTTGTCGCCGATGAGGACTGGTACGATGAGCACGCCGAGATCGGCATCACCGAGGCCCAGAAGATCCGCAAGAGCTATGAGGTCGGCGACCGCGTTGTCACCCCCCTCAAGACCAAGGACTTCGGCCGCATTGCCGCCCAGACCGCAAAGCATGTCATCCGTCAGGGCATCCGGGAAGCCGAGCGCAGCCAGCAGCTGAGCGAGATCCAGTCCCGCGCCCATGATATCATCCAGGCCACCGTTACCCGCGTGGACAACGAGAAGGGCATTGTGGCCCTGGACCTGGGCAAGGGCGGCGAGGCCATCCTGCCCCGCAACGAGCAGGTGCCCGGCGAGACCTACACCGAGGGCCAGACCCTGCAGGTCTACGTTGTGGACGTGGTCAGCGGCGAGCGCGGTGCCCGCGTGATGATCAGCCGCACCCACCCGGGCCTGGTCAAGCGCCTGTTCGAGCTGGAAGTGCCCGAGATCTATGACGGCACCGTTGAGGTCAAGGCCATCAGCCGCGAGGCCGGTGCCCGCACCAAGATGGCTGTCTGGAGCAAGGATGCCAACGTCAACCCCGTTTCTGCCTGCATCGGCCCCCACGGCGACCGTGTGGCCGCTGTGGTCGAGAAGCTGGGCGGTGAGAAGATCGATATCGTCAAGTGGAGCGAGGATGTCTCCGAGTTCATCTCCGCAGCCCTGAGCCCCGCCAAGGTGCTCAAGGTCGAGCTGCTGCCCGGCGAGACCCGTTCCTGCCGCGTCACCGTGCCCGACCAGCAGCTGAGTCTGGCCATTGGCAACAAGGGCCAGAACGCCCGCCTGTGCGCCCGCCTGACCGGCTACAACATCGACATTCGCCCCGAGAGCGGCTACTACGGCGAGGACGAGGAGCCCAAGGCTGCCGAGCCCAAGACCGAGGACGCTGAGTAA
- the rnpM gene encoding RNase P modulator RnpM, giving the protein MAQKKIPARQCIGCMTSRPKKELVRVVRAPSGEISIDPVGKKPGRGAYLCPDPACLAKAKKKKALERCFEQPVPAEVYDALAAQLADVEKEAQPNGEA; this is encoded by the coding sequence ATGGCACAAAAAAAGATCCCTGCCCGCCAGTGCATCGGCTGCATGACCAGCCGCCCCAAAAAGGAACTGGTGCGGGTGGTGCGCGCCCCCAGCGGCGAGATCAGCATCGACCCCGTGGGCAAGAAGCCGGGCCGCGGCGCTTACCTCTGCCCGGACCCGGCCTGTCTGGCAAAGGCCAAAAAGAAAAAGGCGCTGGAGCGCTGCTTTGAGCAGCCGGTTCCCGCCGAGGTTTACGATGCGCTGGCCGCACAGCTGGCCGACGTGGAAAAGGAGGCCCAGCCGAATGGCGAAGCATAA
- a CDS encoding L7Ae/L30e/S12e/Gadd45 family ribosomal protein: MAKHNNTPEKPKMAPEEALFQALSLCRKAGALTMGFDAVEDACVKSKAWLVMVASDASAKTVQRLNYAVGDLVDVISMPLTQDRLADISRKPVAVYAVTDRNLAKLCFDRLSDCGAIKNEEDMSE; this comes from the coding sequence ATGGCGAAGCATAACAATACCCCCGAAAAGCCCAAAATGGCCCCGGAAGAAGCGCTGTTTCAGGCGCTGAGCCTCTGCCGTAAGGCAGGCGCGCTGACCATGGGCTTTGATGCCGTGGAAGATGCCTGCGTCAAGAGCAAGGCATGGCTGGTAATGGTCGCGTCCGATGCCAGCGCCAAGACCGTGCAGCGCCTGAACTACGCTGTGGGCGACTTGGTGGACGTGATCTCCATGCCACTGACCCAGGACCGCCTGGCCGATATCAGCCGCAAGCCTGTGGCTGTTTACGCGGTGACTGACCGCAACCTCGCAAAGCTCTGCTTTGACCGTCTTTCGGACTGCGGGGCAATCAAAAATGAGGAGGATATGAGCGAATGA
- the infB gene encoding translation initiation factor IF-2 → MTVKYKVSDFAKDLNVSAKKVLDELAAMGSTGKKNSSTLEENELNYLLEKFSKDNSVASLDEYLNSAKQPAQPEKKAEKKAEKPAEKKAEPKAAEKKPEAKPAAPAAKAEQPKANNNNNKHGEKKNEQHKKREEKTVSLSELARETGAKASAAPAQSVSVRREDSQVTVDTRTVDVNVDRFDARYDDLASTKNTENRRKPTPQGNKQKFTQRGQRQRQQFQKGKRETEFERLQRIQLEKARNAQLKVMIPDEITVGELAARLKQQAGKVIAKFMQMGEMHAINDVIDFDTASLLAEEFHAKVEHEVHVTIEERLFTQEEDSAEDLVERPPVVCVMGHVDHGKTSILDAIRKTNVTAGEAGGITQAIGAYQVKINDSLITFLDTPGHEAFTSMRARGANMTDIAVLVVAADDGIMPQTVESINHAKAANVKIIVAMNKMDKPTANPERVMEGLTKYGIITEDWGGDVACIPVSALTGMGINDLLERIALEAEVMELKANPNRRAKGAVVEARLDKGQGPIATILVQNGTLHAGDVIIAGTAVGRVRTMRSDKGVLLNDAGPSTPVEITGLTAVPEAGDLFEAVADERLARELAEQRIAAAKEKQFSSFQKVTLDNLFSQMAQNDMKELAIVVKADVQGSAEAVKQSLEKISNDEVRVRVIHAGVGAISKSDVDLADASNAIIIGFNVRPDNVAKEEAAATKVEMRMYRVIYDAINDVTDAMKGMLAPKFREVALGELQVRQVYKISNVGTVAGCRVTSGKITRDSKVRVVRDGIVITEDEIASLKRFKDDAKEVAEGYECGVTLAKFADVKEGDVYEAFKMEEYRD, encoded by the coding sequence ATGACCGTAAAATATAAAGTGAGCGATTTTGCAAAGGACCTGAATGTTTCTGCAAAGAAGGTCCTGGATGAGCTGGCTGCCATGGGCAGCACCGGCAAGAAGAACAGCTCTACCCTGGAAGAGAACGAGCTGAACTACCTGCTGGAGAAATTCAGCAAGGACAACAGCGTTGCCAGCCTGGACGAGTACCTGAACAGCGCAAAGCAGCCTGCCCAGCCTGAAAAGAAGGCGGAGAAAAAGGCCGAGAAGCCTGCGGAGAAAAAGGCAGAGCCCAAGGCCGCTGAGAAGAAGCCTGAAGCAAAGCCCGCTGCCCCTGCCGCAAAGGCAGAGCAGCCCAAGGCAAACAATAACAACAATAAGCACGGCGAGAAGAAGAACGAGCAGCACAAGAAGCGCGAGGAGAAGACGGTCTCCCTGAGCGAGCTGGCTCGCGAGACCGGTGCCAAAGCCTCTGCTGCCCCGGCTCAGTCCGTCTCTGTCCGCCGCGAGGACAGCCAGGTGACGGTCGATACCCGCACTGTGGATGTGAACGTGGACCGCTTTGATGCCCGCTATGACGATCTGGCTTCCACCAAGAACACCGAGAACCGCCGTAAGCCCACCCCGCAGGGCAACAAGCAGAAGTTCACCCAGCGCGGCCAGCGCCAGCGCCAGCAGTTCCAGAAGGGCAAGCGCGAGACCGAGTTCGAGCGCCTGCAGCGCATCCAGCTGGAAAAGGCCCGCAACGCACAGCTGAAGGTGATGATCCCCGATGAGATCACCGTCGGTGAGCTGGCTGCCCGCCTGAAGCAGCAGGCCGGCAAGGTCATTGCCAAGTTTATGCAGATGGGCGAGATGCACGCCATCAATGACGTGATCGATTTCGATACCGCATCCCTGCTGGCTGAGGAGTTCCACGCAAAGGTCGAGCACGAGGTGCATGTGACCATCGAGGAGCGCCTGTTCACCCAGGAGGAGGATTCCGCCGAGGATCTGGTGGAGCGTCCCCCCGTTGTTTGTGTCATGGGCCACGTTGACCACGGCAAGACCAGTATCCTGGATGCCATCCGCAAGACCAATGTCACCGCAGGCGAGGCTGGCGGCATCACCCAGGCCATTGGTGCATATCAGGTCAAGATCAACGACAGCCTGATCACCTTCCTGGATACGCCGGGCCACGAGGCATTCACCTCCATGCGTGCCCGCGGTGCCAACATGACCGATATCGCTGTTCTGGTCGTTGCCGCCGATGACGGCATCATGCCCCAGACCGTGGAGTCCATCAACCACGCCAAGGCTGCCAATGTCAAGATCATTGTGGCCATGAACAAGATGGATAAGCCCACTGCAAACCCCGAGCGCGTGATGGAAGGCCTGACCAAGTACGGCATCATCACCGAGGACTGGGGCGGCGACGTTGCCTGCATCCCCGTTTCCGCACTGACCGGCATGGGCATCAACGACCTGCTGGAGCGGATCGCGCTGGAGGCCGAGGTCATGGAGCTCAAGGCCAACCCCAACCGCCGCGCCAAGGGTGCTGTTGTTGAGGCTCGTCTGGACAAGGGCCAGGGCCCCATCGCCACCATTCTGGTGCAGAACGGCACCCTGCATGCCGGTGATGTCATCATTGCCGGTACCGCTGTGGGCCGTGTGCGTACCATGCGCAGCGACAAGGGCGTGCTGTTGAACGATGCAGGCCCCTCCACCCCCGTGGAGATCACCGGCCTGACCGCTGTGCCCGAGGCAGGCGACCTGTTCGAGGCCGTTGCCGACGAGCGTCTGGCCCGTGAGCTGGCAGAGCAGCGCATTGCCGCTGCCAAGGAGAAGCAGTTCTCCTCCTTCCAGAAGGTCACTCTGGATAACCTGTTCAGCCAGATGGCACAGAACGATATGAAGGAGCTGGCCATTGTCGTCAAGGCTGATGTGCAGGGCTCCGCCGAGGCCGTCAAGCAGAGCCTGGAGAAGATCTCCAATGATGAGGTGCGCGTCCGCGTCATCCACGCCGGTGTCGGTGCCATCAGCAAGTCCGACGTTGACCTGGCCGATGCCTCCAACGCCATCATCATCGGCTTCAATGTCCGCCCCGACAACGTGGCCAAGGAAGAAGCCGCCGCCACCAAGGTCGAGATGCGGATGTACCGCGTCATCTACGATGCCATCAACGATGTCACCGATGCTATGAAGGGCATGCTGGCTCCCAAGTTCCGCGAGGTCGCTCTGGGTGAGCTGCAGGTCCGTCAGGTCTACAAGATCAGCAACGTGGGCACCGTTGCAGGCTGCCGCGTGACCAGCGGCAAGATCACCCGCGACAGCAAGGTGCGCGTTGTCCGTGACGGCATCGTCATCACGGAGGACGAGATCGCATCTCTGAAGCGCTTCAAGGATGATGCCAAGGAAGTGGCCGAGGGCTACGAGTGCGGCGTTACGCTGGCAAAGTTTGCCGATGTCAAGGAAGGCGACGTATACGAGGCCTTCAAGATGGAAGAATATCGGGACTAA
- the rbfA gene encoding 30S ribosome-binding factor RbfA, producing the protein MSQKNMGRLAQDMKREVIAIIGRLKDPRLEGGLLTVTRLDVTPDLDVAKVYVSVMGREDGPKPAIEALNRAAGHVRTEVSKKMHIRKAPRFIFVEDDGAAYAAHINELLRTLNVNGDAEETSQPEETEE; encoded by the coding sequence ATGTCTCAGAAAAATATGGGTCGTCTTGCCCAGGATATGAAGCGTGAGGTCATTGCCATCATCGGACGGCTGAAGGACCCCCGCCTGGAGGGCGGTCTGCTGACCGTCACCCGTCTGGATGTGACACCTGACCTGGATGTTGCAAAGGTCTATGTGAGCGTGATGGGCCGCGAGGACGGCCCCAAGCCCGCCATCGAGGCACTGAACCGTGCCGCAGGCCATGTGCGCACCGAGGTCAGCAAGAAGATGCACATCCGGAAGGCTCCGCGCTTCATCTTTGTGGAGGACGACGGTGCCGCCTACGCAGCCCACATCAATGAGCTGCTCCGCACGCTGAACGTGAACGGTGACGCTGAGGAAACCAGCCAGCCGGAAGAGACCGAGGAATAA